A region of Anolis carolinensis isolate JA03-04 unplaced genomic scaffold, rAnoCar3.1.pri scaffold_7, whole genome shotgun sequence DNA encodes the following proteins:
- the LOC103281889 gene encoding serine/arginine repetitive matrix protein 2 codes for MASLRRREARWREEASEERRERGRREAWSPAREARPGRERAWSPRERRASAGRWSPGGRASAERERASRPSLERPWSRERAWASPERASRASWDSLEDAGRRRDAAEAAWSPPRPRSRSPSPATPRRSQQWEPNAQWEAQPVKRPRWEPQDRSWSSPEMDKEPMEAERVTKPGWSGPKERWGAPQRKRRGARRGSPKKGWSGSRGRGRGRGQGWSGPAKPRDSGDGFRKQQAEDFFHKRSPEPDGSFRKPQADDFFRKRSPEPDDGFRKQQAEDFFRKRSPEPNDGIRKQRAEGFSYKRSPEPDDSFRERSPEPARSRYSEEDLGDWSAESEVEDAKSGGKERAEERVLSRKGKLPAEAVASHPKQSAARTKWMPCKAVSHFWMTRCQVTIGKKARTYLRSTCPRPWLPDYSTRTPVLNKRIVLQLKRPHLRRLSYACRKWQVLENELLDMVGPAMTIYEMAEEALGKGESVEPLELREWARHLLRYAGSLSQRLLFNHRSEVLGTINPQLRNMAQKMKDGTANGRLFTDDDMMLVLEVLAKFPHLVQSPWMERVTPTGRDQPDSTRPWSIAEDFADARPSSSSYP; via the exons ATGGCGTCGCTGAGGAGGAGAGAGGCCCGTTGGCGGGAAGAGGCCTCggaggagcggcgggagcggggCCGGAGGGAGGCCTGGAGCCCGGCCAGGGAGGCGAGGCCCGGCCGGGAGAGGGCCTGGAGCCCCCGCGAGCGGAGGGCCTCGGCGGGGCGGTGGAGCCCGGGCGGGAGGGCCTCTGCGGAGCGGGAGCGGGCGTCCAGGCCTTCCCTGGAGAGGCCTTGGAGCCGGGAGCGAGCCTGGGCCAGCCCCGAGCGGGCCAGCCGCGCCTCCTGGGACTCCTTGGAAGACGCCGGGCGCAGGAGGGACGCCGCCGAGGCCGCATGGAGCCCTCCCAGGCCCCGCAGCCGCTCGCCCAGCCCCGCCACGCCGAGGAGGAGCCAGCAGTGGGAGCCCAACGCCCAATGGGAGGCCCAGCCGGTGAAGAGGCCCCGCTGGGAGCCGCAGGACCGAAGCTGGAGCAGCCCGGAGATGGACAAGGAGCCCATGGAGGCGGAGAGGGTGACGAAGCCGGGGTGGAGTGGCCCCAAGGAGAGGTGGGGAGCGCCCCAGAGGAAGAGGCGGGGTGCCAGGCGCGGCTCCCCGAAGAAGGGGTGGAGTGGCTCCAGGGGGAGAGGGCGGGGAAGGGGACAGGGGTGGAGTGGCCCCGCAAAGCCTCGGGACTCCGGCGACGGTTTCCGCAAGCAGCAGGCGGAGGATTTTTTCCACAAACGGAGCCCAGAACCCGACGGCAGTTTCCGCAAGCCACAGGCAGATGATTTTTTCCGCAAACGGAGTCCGGAGCCTGACGACGGTTTCCGCAAGCAACAGGCGGAGGATTTTTTCCGCAAACGGAGTCCGGAGCCCAACGACGGTATCCGCAAGCAACGGGCAGAGGGTTTCTCCTACAAACGGAGCCCGGAGCCCGATGACAGTTTCCGCGAACGGAGCCCGGAGCCGGCGAGGAGCCGTTACAGCGAGGAGGACTTGGGAGATTGGAGCGCCGAGAGCGAAGTTGAGGACGCAAAGAGCGGAGGGAAAGAGCGGGCGGAGGAGAGGGTTTTGAGCAGGAAGGGCAAGCTCCCGGCGGAAGCCGTGGCTTCCCATCCCAAGCAGTCCGCCGCCCGCACCAAGTGGATGCCCTGCAAAGCGGTCTCGCACTTCTGGATGACGCGGTGCCAAGTCACCATCGGGAAGAAGGCGCGGACCTACCTGCGCTCCACCTGCCCCCGGCCCTGGCTGCCTGACTACTCCACCCGGACCCCCGTTCTGAACAAGAGGATCGTGCTCCAGCTGAAGCGGCCCCACCTGAGGCGGCTCTCCTACGCCTGCCGCAAGTGGCAAGTGCTCGAGAACGAGCTGCTGGACATGGTGGGGCCGGCTATGACCATCTACGAGATGGCGGAGGAGGCCCTGGGCAAAGGGGAGTCGGTGGAGCCCCTGGAGCTGCGGGAGTGGGCCCGGCACCTGCTCCGCTACGCCGGCAGCCTCAGCCAGCGGCTCCTCTTCAACCACCGCAGCGAGGTCCTGGGCACCATCAACCCCCAGCTGAGGAACATGGCCCAGAAAATGAAAGACGGGACCGCCAACGGGCGGCTCTTCACCGACGACGACATGATGCTTGTGCTGGAGGTCCTTGCCAAGTTCCCGCATCTGGTGCAGTCCCCTTGGATGGAGCGGGTCACGCCCACAGGCAGAGACCAg CCGGACAGCACGAGGCCCTGGAGCATCGCCGAGGACTTTGCAGATGCGAGACCCTCGAGCTCTTCCTATCCTTGA